A single region of the Candidatus Protochlamydia amoebophila UWE25 genome encodes:
- a CDS encoding GNAT family N-acetyltransferase — MNIKYNIIIFSQQNHSELLNYQVLTIPIARNHLKQKNNYIGIEACFEEQKIGFIFAQLFKNQTAQIFSLFVQEPFRKQKVGQTLFEHLVDLLVKEKKMVAVGFEYEDLFPESLIIEKILARQKNWHVPQPYLIRYYFDSYQFDPSWLYLPFRPLETIEFFKWSDLTDKDHSILQEMKQNNEIPPLLWPFRGEEKIEYRTSVGLRYKSQLIGWCVTHRLENTLRYSILYVQKNLQRFGYGIQLLIESIKLHDQLMHGEDPIPLALFEVRPEQINSTWARFIEKRLLPHAIKVSKKKWVVKFYNENILF; from the coding sequence ATGAATATCAAATACAATATAATTATATTTTCTCAACAAAACCATTCTGAATTATTGAACTATCAAGTTTTAACAATTCCCATAGCAAGAAATCATTTAAAACAAAAAAACAATTATATAGGTATTGAAGCATGTTTTGAGGAACAAAAAATTGGATTTATTTTTGCTCAACTATTTAAAAATCAAACAGCTCAAATTTTTTCTTTATTCGTTCAAGAACCTTTTAGAAAACAAAAGGTTGGACAAACTTTATTCGAACACTTAGTCGATCTCTTAGTAAAAGAAAAAAAAATGGTGGCAGTCGGTTTTGAATATGAAGACCTATTTCCAGAATCTCTCATCATTGAGAAAATTTTGGCAAGACAAAAAAACTGGCATGTGCCTCAGCCTTACTTAATTCGTTACTATTTTGACAGTTATCAATTTGATCCTTCCTGGCTTTATTTACCCTTTCGCCCTTTAGAGACCATAGAATTTTTTAAATGGAGTGATTTAACAGACAAAGATCATTCCATTCTCCAAGAAATGAAGCAAAACAATGAAATTCCTCCTTTACTTTGGCCATTCCGCGGAGAAGAAAAAATTGAATATCGAACTAGTGTGGGTTTGCGCTATAAATCCCAGCTTATAGGTTGGTGTGTAACTCATCGTTTAGAAAATACTCTTCGTTATTCCATTTTATACGTACAAAAAAACTTGCAACGTTTTGGTTATGGAATTCAGTTATTAATTGAGTCTATCAAATTACATGACCAATTGATGCATGGAGAAGATCCTATTCCATTAGCTTTATTTGAAGTGCGACCTGAACAAATCAATTCTACGTGGGCTCGTTTTATAGAAAAACGACTCCTCCCTCATGCCATTAAAGTTAGTAAAAAAAAATGGGTCGTGAAATTCTATAATGAAAATATTTTGTTTTAA
- a CDS encoding GNAT family N-acetyltransferase, whose amino-acid sequence MTPSFSIKKIPFSSIPSYLIAPATLPFFNQFSAQEGYLVACAAFIENEMVGCAVAQVFFINQTAQLYSLFVKEKFRKQGLGLALFQFLENNLKQENKIYAFGFEYEKNDLFTPAIEKILSYQQWLPPKLYLVRCHFDAYTFDPPWIHLPTRLPSTFKLFSWQELTLKEKEYIQYKAEQGQFLPSLSPFKEEEHVHLGTSVGLRYLDTIIGWCITHSDNLNTIRYNTLYIDHAFLHSGYGIQILNESIRRHKRLPIPQAIFEANIEEIDRSWLRFIKKRLIPLSYRVERLKWAFNSYV is encoded by the coding sequence CCTTTCTCTTCCATCCCTTCTTACCTGATTGCTCCTGCTACCCTTCCCTTTTTCAACCAATTTTCCGCACAGGAGGGATACCTTGTCGCCTGCGCCGCTTTTATAGAAAATGAAATGGTAGGATGCGCAGTAGCTCAAGTATTTTTTATCAATCAAACAGCACAACTATACTCTTTATTTGTCAAAGAAAAATTTAGAAAACAGGGACTTGGGCTTGCTCTTTTTCAATTTCTAGAAAACAATCTCAAACAAGAAAATAAGATATATGCCTTTGGCTTTGAATACGAAAAAAATGATCTATTTACCCCCGCCATAGAAAAAATTCTGTCTTATCAACAGTGGCTTCCACCCAAACTTTATCTGGTTCGTTGCCATTTTGATGCTTATACTTTCGATCCACCTTGGATTCATTTACCCACTCGTTTACCATCGACATTCAAACTTTTTAGTTGGCAGGAACTCACTCTTAAAGAGAAAGAATATATTCAATATAAGGCAGAGCAAGGACAATTCTTACCTAGTCTTTCGCCTTTTAAAGAAGAGGAGCACGTTCATTTAGGAACTAGTGTAGGCCTACGCTATTTGGACACCATTATTGGATGGTGTATCACTCATTCTGATAACCTTAACACCATCCGGTATAATACTCTTTACATCGACCATGCATTTTTACATTCTGGGTATGGAATACAAATCCTTAATGAGTCTATCCGCAGACACAAACGTTTACCCATTCCACAAGCTATTTTTGAAGCAAATATTGAAGAAATCGATCGCTCATGGCTTCGTTTCATAAAAAAACGACTGATTCCTCTTTCTTATCGTGTAGAAAGACTCAAATGGGCTTTTAATAGCTACGTTTAA